The following coding sequences are from one Capsicum annuum cultivar UCD-10X-F1 chromosome 3, UCD10Xv1.1, whole genome shotgun sequence window:
- the LOC124896559 gene encoding uncharacterized protein LOC124896559 — protein MLIASGQDSENQIYPVAWVVVDSKNELSWTCFLCQLVNVAPNTSELSIISDRNPSTKKAVAIVYNQAHHGVCTRHLGENIHTNYHVGSSFLSLYYLAAKAYRIEEFNEYLEEIRRKGYGNVVKYLKNVIGFKRWSRAHFPGHRYDVMTTNIAESVNARLVTERELLIIALMQFKAPAANALVRETRREIADKLYVHQLHVNEFIVQGDGQDARVNVNAKTSTCRVWDLQQLPCTHALASLRAQRLPNYGERVYNVCSPYYSADFHKLAYSEIINPVPLEEQ, from the exons ATGCTAATTGCAAGTGGACAGGATAGTGAAAATCAAATATATCCTGTAGCTTGGGTAGTCGTTGACTCCAAGAATGAACTTTCTTGGACTTGTTTTTTGTGCCAATTAGTAAATGTTGCGCCAAATACATCTGAGTTGTCCATCATATCAGACAGAAATCCAAGCACAAAGAAAGCAGTTGCTATAGTTTACAATCAAGCTCATCATGGAGTATGTACAAGGCACCTTGGTGAAAATATTCATACAAACTATCATGTTGGTTCTTCATTCCTTAGTTTATACTATCTTGCAGCAAAAGCATATCGAATTGAAGAATTCAATGAGTATTTAGAAGAAATTCGACGGAAAGGGTATGGTAATGTTGTTAAGTACCTCAAGAATGTTATTGGTTTCAAGCGATGGAGTAGAGCTCATTTTCCTGGACACAGGTATGATGTCATGACCACCAATATTGCAGAGTCTGTTAATGCTAGACTTGTAACAGAAAGAGAACTTCTCATCATTGCTTTAATGCAATTCAAAG CTCCAGCAGCAAATGCTTTAGTGAGAGAAACTAGACGTGAAATAGCAGACAAATTATATGTACACCAACTTCATGTGAATGAGTTTATTGTTCAAGGGGATGGTCAAGATGCAAGAGTTAACGTTAATGCCAAAACATCCACTTGTAGGGTGTGGGATCTTCAGCAATTGCCTTGTACTCATGCATTAGCATCACTCAGAGCTCAACGATTACCAAACTATGGTGAAAGAGTTTACAATGTATGTTCACCATATTATTCAGCAGACTTCCACAAGTTGGCTTATTCAGAAATTATAAATCCTGTTCCTCTAGAAGAGCAATGA